In a single window of the Halococcus saccharolyticus DSM 5350 genome:
- a CDS encoding winged helix-turn-helix domain-containing protein — MSNSTNADDVELTDNQRDAFEILHDRPVTKSELAEELACPENTAKYYIEALRKAGVEIENDPATFEYYLPDVHDEPEPEEPEDEGPNEDDDLGPKELELIAELPATPDELSTELGLSENLVNAYIESIEDKGVSVGIDKDFEDDDAEWVFHLPDQPKIRRVATKHTGSKTREANDWATEMEATILRRLKRKDPLVATQAPDPGNEDFVAHLTDAHMGDVVEDERGREVFNPDICEASIEHFTQKALDMKELMEPVSQFDTAHLLWGGDMLTNENIYDGQAFDISMMLGDQMAAAVDALTQQAKSFAEAFDTVQIVAQPGNHGKTRASGVSKQANMDLICYRWIQDRLIEAGYDNINFLEAEATEYRNFELRNGEWRGHLRHGHNSLKHVDSTGASSRDWRGWWAQHSFNIAYRGHFHESRRENVMNQPHVIESPSMKPGDEFAEKIGQPDASTHRKLGTIHGCSDKRPHTWEYVIDDIDMEHAG, encoded by the coding sequence ATGAGCAACAGCACGAACGCCGACGACGTCGAACTGACGGACAACCAGCGCGATGCGTTCGAGATCCTTCACGATCGGCCCGTCACCAAATCCGAGCTCGCAGAGGAACTGGCGTGCCCGGAGAACACGGCGAAATACTACATCGAAGCCCTCCGGAAAGCGGGCGTCGAGATCGAGAACGATCCAGCCACGTTTGAATACTACCTGCCGGACGTTCACGACGAGCCCGAACCCGAGGAACCAGAGGATGAGGGGCCGAACGAAGACGACGATCTCGGGCCAAAGGAACTCGAACTCATAGCAGAACTCCCGGCGACCCCGGACGAACTATCGACGGAACTCGGTCTTTCAGAGAACCTCGTTAACGCCTACATCGAGTCGATCGAGGACAAAGGTGTCTCAGTTGGCATCGACAAGGACTTCGAGGACGACGATGCGGAGTGGGTCTTCCACCTCCCCGATCAGCCCAAGATCCGTCGCGTCGCCACGAAGCACACGGGATCGAAAACACGCGAGGCGAACGACTGGGCGACGGAGATGGAGGCGACTATTCTCCGCCGCCTCAAACGCAAAGACCCACTCGTCGCAACGCAGGCACCGGACCCTGGCAACGAGGACTTCGTCGCGCACCTGACCGACGCCCACATGGGCGATGTCGTCGAGGACGAACGCGGCCGGGAGGTGTTCAACCCCGACATCTGCGAGGCGAGCATCGAGCACTTCACGCAGAAGGCGCTCGACATGAAGGAACTGATGGAACCTGTCTCCCAGTTCGATACCGCCCACCTACTTTGGGGAGGTGACATGTTGACCAATGAAAATATATACGATGGTCAGGCATTTGATATAAGCATGATGCTCGGAGACCAGATGGCTGCTGCCGTCGACGCCCTCACCCAACAGGCCAAGTCGTTCGCCGAAGCGTTCGATACTGTCCAGATCGTCGCCCAGCCCGGAAATCACGGAAAGACCCGTGCATCGGGCGTCTCGAAGCAGGCGAACATGGACCTCATCTGTTATCGGTGGATACAGGACCGGCTTATCGAGGCGGGGTATGACAACATCAATTTCCTTGAAGCCGAGGCCACCGAGTACCGAAACTTCGAGCTGCGCAACGGCGAGTGGCGCGGCCACCTCCGCCACGGCCACAACTCGCTCAAGCACGTCGACTCAACGGGAGCCTCCTCGCGGGACTGGCGGGGCTGGTGGGCTCAACATTCGTTTAACATCGCCTATCGGGGGCATTTTCACGAGTCACGCCGCGAGAACGTGATGAACCAGCCCCACGTCATCGAGAGTCCGAGCATGAAGCCGGGCGACGAGTTCGCCGAGAAGATCGGCCAGCCCGACGCCTCCACCCACCGCAAACTCGGGACGATCCACGGCTGTTCGGACAAGCGCCCTCATACGTGGGAGTACGTCATCGACGACATCGATATGGAGCATGCCGGGTAA
- a CDS encoding terminase large subunit domain-containing protein: protein MSSTASSPQDGTLHLNWGYWDRQLDTIDAIDSGEHDVVVFRGGYGSGKTVLGARKTLEVALNTPRSDNLVLAPDAQKGGPSTYKGFFKQLPGEATVPGEGGDPENSPIVKDYHGTKRRVTLINGSIIRLGSADVWNRYAGSEFNFIWCDEVAHYEHTDLYDLNRMLLSRQRTESGPNVTLWTSTGNGYNQFYDFVERQRTPDDEPLPTRIHNVVADSRNNPFLPEKEKLTRQFEGTAAEEQGLAGGFAAAEGLVYKEFSRERHVVSEELAGEL from the coding sequence ATGAGTTCAACGGCGAGTAGTCCCCAAGACGGCACCCTCCACCTCAATTGGGGCTACTGGGATCGACAGCTCGACACGATCGATGCGATCGACTCCGGCGAGCACGACGTCGTCGTCTTCCGCGGGGGCTACGGCTCGGGCAAGACAGTCCTTGGCGCTCGCAAGACGCTCGAAGTCGCTCTCAATACGCCGCGGAGCGACAACCTCGTCCTCGCACCAGACGCCCAGAAGGGCGGCCCCTCCACGTACAAGGGCTTCTTCAAGCAACTCCCTGGCGAGGCCACGGTCCCTGGAGAGGGTGGCGATCCCGAGAACTCGCCGATCGTCAAGGACTATCACGGCACCAAACGCCGCGTCACGCTCATCAACGGGTCGATCATTCGGCTCGGGAGTGCGGACGTCTGGAACCGCTATGCGGGGAGTGAGTTCAACTTCATTTGGTGCGACGAGGTCGCCCACTACGAGCACACCGACCTCTACGACCTGAATCGGATGCTCCTGTCGCGTCAGCGCACCGAGAGCGGCCCCAACGTGACGCTGTGGACGTCGACGGGGAATGGGTACAACCAGTTCTACGACTTCGTCGAACGCCAGCGCACGCCCGACGACGAGCCACTCCCGACACGCATCCACAACGTCGTCGCCGACTCACGCAACAACCCGTTCCTCCCCGAGAAGGAGAAACTCACGCGGCAGTTCGAGGGCACCGCCGCCGAGGAACAGGGCCTCGCAGGTGGGTTCGCCGCGGCCGAAGGGTTGGTCTACAAGGAGTTCTCTCGCGAGCGCCACGTCGTCTCCGAGGAACTGGCTGGCGAGCTGG